In the Vibrio sp. FE10 genome, GTTCATTCGACATCATCGTTACTTCGGTTGCTCTGGCTGCGAAGATCACGGGTCTGCCGGAAGGTAAGCAACAGTTAGCGGTTAAGAACATGATTATGGTGAAAACTTTCGGCGACGAGCTTGTTTCCATCATTGAGAACAACTTCCATAAATAATTAAAAACGGCTCAGTGGTGTCGAACTACTGGGCCAATAAAAACAATTATATAAGTGAGCAATAACATGAACTTAAAAGAATCTCTTATCAAAAATAACTCTATCCTACTCAACGCAAAAGCCGCTGACTGGAAAGCGGCGATCAAGCTAGGTACTGATGCATTGGTTAAAGCCGGTGTTGCTGAAGAGCGTTACTACGACGCGATTACCAAAGCGATTGGTGAAGAAGGCCCTTATATCTGTATTCACGATGCGTTCGCTCTACCTCATTGCCGCCCTGAAGATGGTGTTATTCGCACTGGGTTTGCGTTAACCGTGCTTGAAACGCCGATTACGTTTGAAGGTGTTGATGAGCCTGTTGATGTACTGATTACGCTAGCGGGCAAAGATTCAGAAGAGCACATCGAAGGCACCATGCAAGTGGCGAACTTGATTGAATTCGATGAAGATTTCTCAAAACTTCGCGCATGCAAAAGCCCAGAAGAAGTGGCGCGTTTAATTGATGCTGCATTACTGCAAGCGGAAGCAGCGTAAGGAGACAACTATGTCTAAATATAGCCAACTGAAACAACGCGTCTTAGAAGCCAATTTGCAACTTCCGAAATACGGCTTGGTGACTTTCACTTGGGGAAATGTCTCTGAGTTTGACCGTACTAATGGCGTTATAGCGATTAAGCCGTCCGGTGTCGAATACTGTGATATGACAGCTGAAGACATGGTGGTCGTCGATCTAGAAGGCGACATTGTTGAAGGGAAACT is a window encoding:
- a CDS encoding PTS sugar transporter subunit IIA → MNLKESLIKNNSILLNAKAADWKAAIKLGTDALVKAGVAEERYYDAITKAIGEEGPYICIHDAFALPHCRPEDGVIRTGFALTVLETPITFEGVDEPVDVLITLAGKDSEEHIEGTMQVANLIEFDEDFSKLRACKSPEEVARLIDAALLQAEAA